Within the Candidatus Hydrogenedentota bacterium genome, the region AGGGACAACGAGGAAAAGGGGGAGACCCTGCACGAGACAGGCGAGGTCCGGCTGGCGTGGGATGAGGAATTCCTGTATGTCGGGGTGCAATACAATGATTCGGATATCGTCGCGGAAGGCAAGAAGGACCAGGAGCACCACTATCTTACGGGCGACCTGGCGGAGGTCTTTCTGAAACCCGAGGCCAATACCTGGTACTGGGAGTTGTATGTGACGCCGCACGGGAAAAAGACGCATTTATGGTTCCCCGGCAGCGGTCGCATGGGACTCAAGAGCAGCGACGATTATGTCATGGAATTGCATGTCGCGGCGCAATGCCAGGGCACGTTGAACGACTGGAAGGACCGTGACACGGGCTGGAGCGGCGAGATGGCTATCCCCGTCCGCGAGTTGAAAGGATTCGGCGACGCGTCCGGTCCCGGCGCGGCATGGACCATCCTGGTGGCGCGCTACAACTACTCGCGGTATCTACCCCTGCGCGGCCCGGAACTGAGCATGACGCCGCAGTTGCCGGTCACGAGTTATCACTACCACGACGGATATGCCGCGCTCCGGCTCGAACGCTAACCGCCACAGCTTTCAATGCGTAGCCGCCAGTCACGAAAGAAACCCGGGCGTGAGGGTGGAGGATCGGAATCTATGGTACAACTCGCAATTTCGGGTGGAAAACCGCTCCGGACCGCCCCGTTTCACGGGTGGCCGGTCTTTGATGAAGCGGAAGAATCGGCGCTGGTGGAAGTGCTTCGAAGCGGCAAGTGGTGGCGGTTCGCGTTTGGGCAGGGGGTCAATCTCGCTGAGCAGGCGGCGGGCGAGCGCAGCCAGGTGGCGATGTTCCAGGAAGAATTCGCGCGGCATCACGAGTGCCGGTACGGGATTGCCGCCGCGAACGGGACCGCCACCCTGGAATTGGGCATTCGCGCGCTTGAGTTCGACGTTGGCGACGAGGTCATCGTCCCCGCATACACGTATGTAGCCAGCGCCACGTGCGTCTTACAGAACAATCTCGTCCCCGTGTTCGTGGACGTCGACCCGGACACCTACAACATCGCTCCCGGATGCATCGAGGAGGCCATCACCAGCCGTACACGCGCCATCATGGCCGTACATTTCGGCGGCCAGCCCGCGGACATGGACCGGGTGCTTGAGATAGCCAGGAAACGCCGCCTGCTTGTGCTCGAAGACGCGGCCCATGCGCACGGATGCGAATGGAAAGGCCGCAAGGCGGGCTCGTTTGGCACGTTCAGCTCATTCAGCTTCCAGGCGAGCAAGAACATGACCGCGGGCGAAGGGGGCATCCTGTGCACGAACGACCAGACCGTTGCCGCCGAGTGTGATGCGTTGACATGGGCCGGGCGGAGACCGGGGCGCCCATGGTACGAGTTTCACCGGCTCGGTTGGAACTACCGCATGACCGAGTTCCAAGCCGCTCTATTGCGCGTGCAAATGACCCGGCTTGCCGGGCAAAACCGCGTCCGCCATGACAATGCCTCATACCTGACCGAGCTGCTGCTCGCCATGGAAGGGGTGAGGCCGCTTGTTCAGGATGGGCGCGTGACCATGAACGGCTATCACCTGTATATCTTCCGTTATGATGAGAAGTCAGTGGGCGTTCCCCGCGCGAAGTTCGTGGAAGCGCTTGTTGCAGAGGGCATCCCGGCATCCTGTGGCTACCCGTTTGCGTTGTACAAGAACCCGATGTTCATCGAGAAACAGTTCATCAACGGGGCCTTTCCTTTAGGTACGGCGTATCACGGCGACATGGACTACGCGGCCTTCGAGGCCCGTTGTCCCGTCGCGGAACGCGCTTGTTCGGGCGAGGCGGTGTGGCTGCCGCAGCAGGTATTCCTGGGAACCCACGGCGATATGCACGACATCGCGGCCGCGGTCGCGAAAGTGCTCAAGCACAAGGAGGAATTGGCATGAGCAATCCGTTTCCCGTCATGGAGCATATGACCGTCAAGATGGTTCGGGACTATCTCGGGCAACGCCGGTCCATTATCATTCCCCTGGGCGTGATCGAGCAGCACGGGTATCATCTGCCTCTCAATACGGACGCTCTGATCGCCACGCATATCGCGCGGCGCATCGGAGAACGCACAGGGATTCTCGTGGCGCCTGCAATGCACCATTCGTTTTCCGGGGGCGGACTGCCCGGGACCATCAACATCTCCCCCGCTGTCATGTCCCTTGTATTGAGCGACATGCTGGTGTCGCTGGTGTCCCAGGGCTTCCGCAACTTTTACCTGCTCCTGTGCCACGGCGGCAGCGAAAATGCCCGCGCTCTGGATAACGCCATAAAGGTGCTGTTGAGGGTCAATCCGGCATTCGAACAGGCTATGGTAGCTCTCCTGCCGGTTTGGGAACTGGAGAGCGATGGCAACACATGGTCTGGCGCCTTCCGTGAAGGCGACTGGCACGCGGGATGGGTCGAGACCTCGCTGGTGATGGCGCTGGAGCCCGGCCTGGTGCGCTTGGACGAACTGGCGCTGGACCCCGAGCCATTGCTCTCGCTGCAAATCGAGCATCCGGACAATTATCAGCACGCGGAGAAGATCGTGGACAGCAAGTTCGTGGTCCCGCGGATGACCCAGCGTCCCGACATCCGGGTGGGCGTTATGGGGTACCCGGAGCGGGCGTCGCGCGAAACCGGCGAGCGGATCGTCGAACGCGTCGTGCGCGACGGGGCGGCGCGGATCCTGGACTTGGAGTCCAAGGCCGACGGCGTATACAAGGAAATACCGTTCACGCCCGAACCGCTCATTTTTGACATCTGAGCGACACTATCCACGATGCGCAGCCTGAACAGATACGTCGTTGTAAACTCCAGCCAGCCGGAGAACGCCTACGGGCGGTTCGCTCAACACATTCTGGCGTCAGAGGGGCTGACGGGATTCACGCTCGTAGACCTTGCGGCCGGGGTCCTTCCCGAACTCACAGGGGCCGAACTCATCCTGGTAACGCGGAGTTTCCTGCGGCGGAGACAGGCAGAACTTCTTCTCGAGGCGGCGCGGCGGGGCGCGGGCGTGGTCTTTCTTCAGCCGCAACCGCTTGTTGTCAAAGAACTGGGGTTCGCCGCCGCCTCAAGCGTGACCTATCCTGGAACCGTCCGTATTCACGGAGGTTACCCGGCAACGGAAGTGCCCATTCAGACTCATTTGCCCATCCCCAGCCATGGGTTGCCCGAGGCCGCTCATGGCTGGCGTGTCATAGCGGACGCGCTCGACGAGAAGTGGCGCGAGACCGGCCACCCCGCCGTTGTCGCTACCCCGTACGGTCAGGGACAGGTTGCGTTGTTCTTCTACGACGTGGCGGAGACGGTGGCACGCATTCGGTTCGGAAATCCGGCTCTCGGGGGCTACACCACATGCCGCACATGGGACTGGCCACATGCGTTGGACCTTTTCGAGAGTCACGTGGACCCGGGCGCGGCACACCTGCCTCAAGCCGACCTCCACGGCCAGCTTCTGGCGCGGGTGCTGACGGACGCGGCCCCCTATCCCCTGCCCCGGCTCTGGTACTACGAAGAAGCTGCTTACGCCACGGCGGGAGTGTTTGAGAGCGACGGCGATTACTCCGAGCCCAGTCAGTTCCGCGCGCTGGCGTCTGCGCTCGAGAAACAAGGAGGCGCTGCGACTTTCTATCTGATGAGGGCGACGAAACTCTCCCAGGCCGATGTGGCCGCATTGCGGGCCCGGGGACATACTTTCGGGCCGCACGTGGACCCCCTGGCCAGAGACGATGAACTCTATTTTGCGCTTCCTGAAGGGTTGAAGGAAGAAACCGCGCATTTTGCCGCGCGGTTCGGCCCAGTAAGCCCGACCCTTCAATGTCATTGCGCGCCATGGCCGAGTTATATGGCCATGGCGCCGGCACACATCGAAAACGGATACCGGCTGTTGTTCGCGTATTTGCCGGGCTCATCAGGGCTCTGGGGCAAATACATGTGCGGCTCCGGGCGGCCCCTGAAGTTCTGCGACCGCGACGGGACCATGCACGACTGTTGGCAACAACCTCTTGTGATTCTGGATGACGAGAGCCTGATCCCCTTTCTGCGCGACCACCGCGACGCCGCTTGCTCCGCGTTTGACGCCGCCCTGGACGCCGCCCTGGCGCAGAATCACACGGCCATGCCCATGCTTTCGCATCCGGTGAGTTTCTGCACATACAGCAGCCCTGTGATGGAACATGTCTTCGAACGTCTGCACGGGGCCGGCGCTCCGATATACAATGCGGACGAGTGGCTCCGGTTTATCGATTGGCGCGCCGAAGCCCGCGTGGCCGTGGAACAGGATGAGAGCGGAGGCATCTTCTGCACCGTATCGGGTCTTGCGGGGCGAATCCCGGTGATGTTTCCCGCAAGAAAGCTCCGTGAGGGATCCTTGCGTGTCTCGGTCAACGGCGAGAACGCACCGTACTCGGTGCTGGACCGCCTTGGAGAAGAGCACCTCGTTATCCAGCTTGACGGGGAGAAGCACGGTTTTGTTGCCCAAGTCGAAATTCACGCCAGCGGGTCGTGAACGAAGAACCTGGCCGGTCTTTCAGCGGACATGGAAATGCCAGAAGACCTCCGCAACGCAGGCTGGGCCGGCTCTGTCACAGTCGACCTGACCGTGAACCTGTATGCGTGATTCTGTAAACTCACTGGGCAGGAATTGGGAGTACCCGAGTGAATAAGAGCCCGAGCGAGAATTTCGGACGGGTGACCAGCCATGAACGCGCCGATTGGATTCCGTTCACGCTTGATGTGGGCGCGACCCCGGGGTTCACCGCGCCCGTGTTGAACCGGTTTCGCGAAGAGACGGAGGCCGAGCACCCGGAGGAGTATTTCGACTACGATTTCCGCACGGCGTCGCTGGCGACCCGCTTCGGAGGAGACGACCCCGCCGCGCTTCATGCCGCCGTTGAACCCGGAACAGTGTTCGATGAATGGGGTATCGGCCATTGGGCGGGCGGCGCGGCGGGAACGTACGAAAGGACCTTTCCGCCGTTGGCAAATGCCGCGGGCGCCAGCGAGATCGAAGCGTTTCCCACGCCCATCATCGACTCTGGCAGCACATCCAAGACCGTCGAGGCCCATCATTCGCGGGGCTACCCCGTATTTGGCTATACGGGGAGCATTTATGAATG harbors:
- a CDS encoding carbohydrate-binding family 9-like protein — translated: MRNQGMVAAVVVLAGAIGFGGAPPSERPVMVAKFTETPVKMDGVLDDDVWKTATPYPLHLGRDNEEKGETLHETGEVRLAWDEEFLYVGVQYNDSDIVAEGKKDQEHHYLTGDLAEVFLKPEANTWYWELYVTPHGKKTHLWFPGSGRMGLKSSDDYVMELHVAAQCQGTLNDWKDRDTGWSGEMAIPVRELKGFGDASGPGAAWTILVARYNYSRYLPLRGPELSMTPQLPVTSYHYHDGYAALRLER
- a CDS encoding DegT/DnrJ/EryC1/StrS family aminotransferase, which encodes MVQLAISGGKPLRTAPFHGWPVFDEAEESALVEVLRSGKWWRFAFGQGVNLAEQAAGERSQVAMFQEEFARHHECRYGIAAANGTATLELGIRALEFDVGDEVIVPAYTYVASATCVLQNNLVPVFVDVDPDTYNIAPGCIEEAITSRTRAIMAVHFGGQPADMDRVLEIARKRRLLVLEDAAHAHGCEWKGRKAGSFGTFSSFSFQASKNMTAGEGGILCTNDQTVAAECDALTWAGRRPGRPWYEFHRLGWNYRMTEFQAALLRVQMTRLAGQNRVRHDNASYLTELLLAMEGVRPLVQDGRVTMNGYHLYIFRYDEKSVGVPRAKFVEALVAEGIPASCGYPFALYKNPMFIEKQFINGAFPLGTAYHGDMDYAAFEARCPVAERACSGEAVWLPQQVFLGTHGDMHDIAAAVAKVLKHKEELA
- a CDS encoding creatininase family protein, which gives rise to MSNPFPVMEHMTVKMVRDYLGQRRSIIIPLGVIEQHGYHLPLNTDALIATHIARRIGERTGILVAPAMHHSFSGGGLPGTINISPAVMSLVLSDMLVSLVSQGFRNFYLLLCHGGSENARALDNAIKVLLRVNPAFEQAMVALLPVWELESDGNTWSGAFREGDWHAGWVETSLVMALEPGLVRLDELALDPEPLLSLQIEHPDNYQHAEKIVDSKFVVPRMTQRPDIRVGVMGYPERASRETGERIVERVVRDGAARILDLESKADGVYKEIPFTPEPLIFDI